The genomic stretch ATAAAGGGATCAAGAATAACATCATTCTTGTAGCTATAAAGCTGGATCAAGCGAAAGGGTAATTCAATGGGAAATGGGGCAGGATGACCAACTTTTCTAGCAGATTCGGGGTTCATTGTCCAAACAGATTTTGTCCATTCCATAAATTGGTCTTTGGTAATCGTATTCTCCCGATCCTGTTTTTTTCGTGCAAATGTGCCTTTGGAAAACACCAAAATATATTCATGGGTATCCCGTAAGACAGGATTTGAAGCCGACTGCCAACTTCCCCAGGCCATGGATCCCCCCGCGCCTGCGCCTTTTTGCCAGATAATTTCCCCTCGCATTAAAAAACCAATTTCAAGCATCATTTGAGAAATATAGTCAGACAAGGGAATATAAGGTTTTCGGCCTAAGTTAGCGACATTAATACAGGCTCGCCCACCATGTGTTAAAACTCGATAGGTTTCTTGAAAAACGCTTTTGAGTAAATCTAAATATTCTGCAAGTGATAAATCTAAATCATAGGTTTTACTGACATTATAGGGGGGAGAAGTAATCATCAAATGCAAACAGTTATCGGGCAATTCTGACATTTTCTCAGAACTGTGATGGATAGTTTTATCTAAGTAAGAATTAGGAAAAGGCAAATCTGCCTGACTGTAAGCTTGGGGAGTATGCTTGAGGTCTTGATAAAGCTTGGATTCATAATAACCAGAGGCATCATGATTAATTCGCTGACTTGAACCAAATGACCGGGTTCTACTCCCTTTTTTCATGACAAATCACTACCAAATTCAGTCACATTCTTTTGGGTTTCTGATGGAGTAAAAGTGTATTGATTTAGCTAGTTTTAATCATCACGATTGCACCGGGAAAGCGTAGTGACAAATTCTGGATTGGGAAATGCAGATTATATTTATGACATTCTAGAGTACTTAGCGATAGAATGTCGGCATTGTCTGCTGAGAATAGCAATGTGGAGATTGAGTGACTTAGGCCCCACCCAGCCATTGCTATTCTTTGCCTACATCCTCCATGACTAGCTCCCGGACTACATGGGCTGTCACTCAAGATTTGAACTCCAATTAAGGTAAAGAGATTGTCTAGGATTGAACTATGACTGTTAACTCATTCTAGGCTGAGAAACTTTGTGGCTAATCATCCCCTCCTCCAACTCCTCCGCCATACCCATCGTCATCAAGCCCAAATTTGGCGAGCCTCCCTTTGTTCAGTCCTCAATAAAGTCTTTGATCTAGCACCGCCGCTCTTAATTGGCATGGCCGTAGATGTGGTGGTCGAACGACAAAACTCTCTCCTCGCCCGTTGGGGGATTGGGGATGTCACACAGCAGTTAATTCTGTTGTCCATTCTTTCCTTTGTGATTTGGAGTTTGGAATCCCTGTTTGAATACCTTTACGACCGACTCTGGCGGAACTTGGCCCAAACAGTCCAACATGAATTGCGCCTGGAAGCCTATGCCCACCTGCAAAACCTGGAAATGGCCTATTTTGAAGAACGCAGCAGTGGCACGTTGATGGCCATTTTGAATGATGACATTAACCAATTGGAACGATTTTTAGACCGGGGGGCGAATGAAATTCTCCAAGTAACCACAACCGTTTTGGTGATTGGGGCAGTCTTTTTTGCTCTAGCTCCCGGCGTGGCCTGGTTTTCGATGATTCCGATGCCGTTTATTTTTTGGGGTTCTGTTGCCTTTCAGAAAAGACTGGCCCCTCGCTATGCTGATGTCCGGGAAAAAGCTGGCCTGATCAACGAGCGACTCACCAATAACTTAGGCGGCATTCTGACCATTAAAAGTTTTACCTCCGAAGGGTATGAATTAGACCGCCTTGGCCTGGACAGTGAAGCCTATCGCCAAAGTAACCAGCGCGCCATTGCCCTCAGTGCCGCCTATGTTCCCCTGATTCGGTTTGTGATTTTATTTGGGTTCACGGCAACCTTATTGTTTGGGGGGATTGCGGCCAGTCGAGGTGCATTGGATGTCGGTGCCTACAGTGTGATGGTCTTTCTGACTCAGCGTTTACTCTGGCCCTTAACCCGGCTTGGGGAAACCTTGGATCAATATCAACGGGCTATGGCCTCCACCCAGCGAGTGATTAACCTCCTAGAAACCCCGATTGCGATTCACCCAGGCCAACGTCCGCTACTACCAACTCAAGTCAGAGGGGAACTGGAATTTATCAGCGTGAATTTTGGTTATGCGAACCGGCCTGGCATCCTCAAAAACATCAATCTGAAAATTCCAGCCGGTCAAACCATTGGAGTTGTGGGGGCAACGGGTTCGGGCAAAAGTACCTTAGTTAAATTGCTGCTACGGCTCTATGAAATTCACGGCGGGCAAATTCTCCTCGATGGCATTGAAATTCATGAATATAACCTCAGGGATTTAAGAGCCAGCATTGGCCTGGTCAGTCAGGATGTGTTCTTGTTTCATGGCACGGTTGCAGAAAATATTGCCTATGGAGCATTTGATGCCACCCCGGCTGAGATTACCCAGGCCGCCAAAATTGCTGAAGCCCACGAATTTATTCAACAACTGCCCCAAGGCTATGACACGGTGGTAGGGGAACGGGGGCAAAAACTCTCTGGGGGGCAACGTCAACGGTTAGCTATTGCCAGGGCGATTTTGAAAGACCCGCCAATCCTAGTCTTGGATGAAGCCACCTCAGCCGTAGATAACGAAACCGAAGCCGCCATTCAACGCTCCTTAGCCCACATTACCCAGAACCGCACCACTATCGCTGTTGCCCATCGCCTTTCCACGATTCGCCAGGCCCACTGTATTTATGTCATGGAGCAGGGAGAAATTGCCGAGTTTGGGACTCATGAGGAATTGCTTGAAAAAAATGGAATTTATGCCCATCTTTGGCAAGTTCAAACCGGGGCAATGGGCGAGATAAAGAAATCGTTACGCTAACCTTGCGCTACGGCTTTCCCCGATGTCAAGATCAAAAGACTTTCTGTGTGGCAACTTTCAAACTGGGTGATTGTGTTTATGTTATCCCTCAAAGTTTGAATAATCAGTCATATCGGGTAATTGTC from Pseudocalidococcus azoricus BACA0444 encodes the following:
- a CDS encoding DNA-methyltransferase, coding for MKKGSRTRSFGSSQRINHDASGYYESKLYQDLKHTPQAYSQADLPFPNSYLDKTIHHSSEKMSELPDNCLHLMITSPPYNVSKTYDLDLSLAEYLDLLKSVFQETYRVLTHGGRACINVANLGRKPYIPLSDYISQMMLEIGFLMRGEIIWQKGAGAGGSMAWGSWQSASNPVLRDTHEYILVFSKGTFARKKQDRENTITKDQFMEWTKSVWTMNPESARKVGHPAPFPIELPFRLIQLYSYKNDVILDPFMGSGSTAIAAITANRHYVGYELDQHYIDLANIRLEPYLLKATSSLLA
- a CDS encoding ABC transporter ATP-binding protein, with the protein product MANHPLLQLLRHTHRHQAQIWRASLCSVLNKVFDLAPPLLIGMAVDVVVERQNSLLARWGIGDVTQQLILLSILSFVIWSLESLFEYLYDRLWRNLAQTVQHELRLEAYAHLQNLEMAYFEERSSGTLMAILNDDINQLERFLDRGANEILQVTTTVLVIGAVFFALAPGVAWFSMIPMPFIFWGSVAFQKRLAPRYADVREKAGLINERLTNNLGGILTIKSFTSEGYELDRLGLDSEAYRQSNQRAIALSAAYVPLIRFVILFGFTATLLFGGIAASRGALDVGAYSVMVFLTQRLLWPLTRLGETLDQYQRAMASTQRVINLLETPIAIHPGQRPLLPTQVRGELEFISVNFGYANRPGILKNINLKIPAGQTIGVVGATGSGKSTLVKLLLRLYEIHGGQILLDGIEIHEYNLRDLRASIGLVSQDVFLFHGTVAENIAYGAFDATPAEITQAAKIAEAHEFIQQLPQGYDTVVGERGQKLSGGQRQRLAIARAILKDPPILVLDEATSAVDNETEAAIQRSLAHITQNRTTIAVAHRLSTIRQAHCIYVMEQGEIAEFGTHEELLEKNGIYAHLWQVQTGAMGEIKKSLR